From Oceanispirochaeta sp., a single genomic window includes:
- a CDS encoding FAD/NAD(P)-binding protein produces MIQKNMTQSKKFDCVIVGTGPAGLGAAFKLLEQRRDFKILMLDKSNFSTGGLRNDCKMNFTFPTGFPLDNWSREEAESYLDQVENILKPEVLKKENINIYEKRAFSLGVELLNIRQSHLGTDGGLELIKKLCSELETLGVEFSLGDEAVQVDI; encoded by the coding sequence ATGATTCAAAAGAACATGACTCAGAGTAAAAAATTTGACTGCGTTATTGTCGGTACAGGGCCGGCTGGTCTGGGTGCCGCATTCAAATTGTTGGAACAACGGCGAGATTTTAAAATTCTGATGCTTGATAAATCCAATTTTTCGACAGGCGGTCTTAGAAACGACTGCAAAATGAATTTTACTTTTCCTACCGGTTTTCCCTTGGATAACTGGTCCCGTGAAGAAGCCGAATCCTACCTGGATCAGGTTGAAAATATCCTCAAGCCTGAAGTGTTAAAAAAAGAAAACATCAATATATATGAAAAGAGAGCATTTTCTCTTGGGGTGGAACTCCTGAATATCCGCCAGTCACATCTGGGAACGGACGGCGGCCTGGAACTGATAAAAAAACTCTGCAGCGAACTGGAAACTCTGGGAGTGGAATTTTCTCTGGGAGATGAAGCTGTTCAAGTGGATATCTAG
- a CDS encoding peptide chain release factor 3, giving the protein MIENKRLTFAIISHPDAGKTTMTEKLLLFGGAIHAAGAVKSGKSARKTVSDFMEMEKNRGISISTSVMGFDYRDRKVNILDTPGHADFSEDTYRTLTAVDSTLMVIDSVKGVEERTRKLCEICRMRKTPIITFVNKFDREGKEAVELLDEIEAELNVTVCPMSWPVGQGKAFKGVYSLYEKRLILFSAHGVQDEQDVIEISDLNNPELNDRIGDYEANKLREELELITQVYPDFDQELYNHGELTPVFFGSAINNFGIRELLDCFVDIAPGPGEFETEGRMVKPDEKSFSGFIFKIHANLDPRHRDRLAFMRIVSGEFEKNHTYTHVRTGKGYKTSNPTAFMAQSRNIVDSAIPGDIIGLHDTGTFKIGDTLTEGEMIQYKGIPSFAPQIFRTVVNKDPLKDKQFNKGLEQLAEEGVVQIFTKVVTKQKLIGVVGSLQLDVIQHRLLHEYKATCIFEPVDFQTACWINAPDKAVIDKFVGENQNKIALDVRGQLIYLAPSRWMLDRTVEDYKGLKYYFTSDMK; this is encoded by the coding sequence ATGATTGAAAATAAAAGACTGACCTTTGCAATCATCAGTCACCCCGATGCGGGTAAGACGACAATGACGGAGAAACTTCTCCTCTTCGGGGGCGCCATTCACGCTGCCGGAGCTGTTAAATCCGGAAAATCAGCCCGAAAAACTGTTTCCGACTTCATGGAAATGGAAAAAAATCGTGGTATCTCCATTTCTACCTCTGTGATGGGTTTTGATTACCGGGACCGTAAGGTTAATATTCTGGATACTCCGGGTCATGCTGACTTTTCTGAAGATACCTATAGAACTCTGACCGCTGTAGACAGCACATTGATGGTCATCGACTCGGTAAAGGGTGTGGAAGAGCGGACTCGAAAACTCTGTGAAATCTGCCGAATGCGAAAGACTCCCATCATTACATTTGTGAATAAATTTGATCGTGAGGGAAAAGAAGCTGTTGAACTATTAGATGAGATCGAAGCCGAGTTGAATGTTACAGTCTGTCCCATGAGCTGGCCCGTCGGTCAGGGTAAGGCTTTCAAGGGTGTATACAGCCTGTATGAAAAAAGACTGATTCTTTTTTCTGCCCATGGTGTTCAGGATGAACAGGATGTTATTGAAATTTCAGATCTCAACAATCCGGAATTAAATGACAGGATCGGGGACTATGAAGCCAATAAACTCAGAGAGGAACTGGAACTGATCACTCAGGTATATCCTGATTTTGACCAGGAACTCTATAATCATGGCGAACTGACTCCCGTCTTTTTCGGGAGTGCCATCAATAACTTCGGGATCAGGGAGCTTCTGGATTGTTTTGTCGATATTGCACCCGGACCAGGAGAGTTTGAAACTGAAGGAAGAATGGTAAAGCCTGATGAAAAATCTTTTTCCGGTTTTATATTCAAAATTCACGCCAATCTGGATCCTCGTCACCGTGACAGGTTAGCCTTCATGAGAATAGTGTCGGGAGAATTTGAAAAAAATCATACCTATACTCATGTAAGAACAGGAAAAGGATATAAAACGTCCAATCCTACGGCTTTTATGGCGCAGAGTCGCAATATTGTGGATTCAGCCATCCCCGGAGACATTATTGGCCTTCACGATACGGGAACCTTTAAAATCGGGGATACTCTCACAGAAGGGGAAATGATCCAGTACAAAGGGATTCCCAGCTTTGCACCTCAAATATTCAGAACCGTTGTCAATAAAGATCCTCTTAAGGATAAACAGTTTAACAAAGGATTAGAACAGCTGGCGGAAGAAGGGGTTGTTCAGATCTTTACCAAGGTTGTGACAAAACAGAAACTCATTGGTGTTGTGGGATCCCTGCAGCTGGATGTCATCCAGCATCGGCTCCTCCATGAGTACAAGGCAACGTGTATATTTGAACCAGTTGATTTCCAGACAGCCTGCTGGATCAATGCACCGGATAAGGCGGTTATTGATAAATTTGTCGGTGAAAATCAGAATAAAATTGCTCTGGATGTACGGGGACAATTGATCTACCTTGCTCCCAGCAGATGGATGCTGGACCGAACAGTGGAAGACTATAAAGGATTGAAATACTATTTTACTTCAGATATGAAATAG
- a CDS encoding AAA family ATPase, whose amino-acid sequence MINQIQNLPESCTKIITAVQDEMAKVIVGQKTVLDRMIIGLICNQHILLEGVPGLAKTLIVTTLAKIISLESSRIQFTPDLLPADLTGTMIYNPGKGEFYSRKGPIFTNILLADEVNRAPAKVQSALLEAMQERQVTIGDETFPLDDPFMVLATQNPVEQEGTYPLPEAQVDRFMLKVLVDYPERIEELAILRSQKNISAPEMVHPVCSVADIRALRQMTDELYMDPRLEEYIIDIVQATRYPAKWNLEFANFIQIGASPRASIFLSQAARAMALLRGRSYVTPGDIKEIAPDVLRHRIIITYEAEAEGRDSDWIIRKILETLAVV is encoded by the coding sequence ATGATCAACCAGATACAAAACCTCCCAGAGTCGTGTACCAAGATAATTACAGCAGTGCAGGATGAGATGGCCAAAGTCATAGTCGGTCAGAAAACAGTACTGGACAGGATGATAATCGGTCTCATATGCAATCAGCATATTCTTCTCGAAGGAGTGCCCGGTCTTGCCAAGACCCTTATCGTGACCACTCTTGCAAAAATCATATCCCTGGAATCCTCCCGAATTCAGTTCACCCCCGACCTGCTCCCCGCAGATTTAACCGGAACAATGATATACAATCCGGGAAAGGGTGAGTTCTACTCCCGCAAGGGGCCGATCTTTACCAATATTCTACTGGCAGATGAGGTCAACAGAGCACCAGCCAAGGTGCAGAGTGCTCTTCTGGAAGCCATGCAGGAACGACAGGTCACCATCGGGGACGAGACTTTCCCACTGGATGATCCCTTTATGGTTCTGGCAACCCAGAATCCGGTAGAACAGGAGGGAACATATCCTCTTCCTGAAGCACAGGTAGACCGTTTCATGCTGAAGGTGCTGGTGGACTATCCGGAAAGAATCGAAGAATTGGCTATCCTGCGGAGTCAAAAGAATATTTCTGCCCCGGAAATGGTCCATCCTGTGTGTTCTGTCGCAGATATCAGGGCTCTCAGACAAATGACAGATGAGTTGTATATGGATCCCCGTCTGGAAGAGTATATTATTGATATAGTGCAGGCCACCAGATACCCTGCAAAATGGAATCTGGAATTTGCCAATTTTATTCAGATTGGAGCTTCTCCCAGGGCTTCTATTTTTCTTTCCCAGGCTGCCCGTGCAATGGCTCTTCTGAGAGGACGCTCTTATGTTACACCTGGAGATATCAAAGAAATTGCTCCAGATGTTCTCAGACATCGAATCATCATTACTTACGAAGCTGAAGCCGAAGGGCGTGACTCGGATTGGATTATCAGAAAAATTCTGGAGACTCTAGCCGTAGTATGA
- a CDS encoding DUF58 domain-containing protein translates to MIDRELAARLERIRVLTRRKITAAFAGDYSSAFKGRGMEFEEVRPYQPGDEIKFIDWNVTARSGEPYIKVFREERELNMMILLDLSPSGLFSSSEKSKNQLAAELCAMLAFTAVSSHDRVGLCVFTDQVEKIIPPGRGNRHVMHLIRDVMTFKPEGTGTSLSVALEYMNRILKKKSILFLISDFHDQGYETHLARAAEKHDLVCIQLLDPREEEAPKRGLYRFKDPETAETILFDGRSPLGRSEWEQLYRSRQNRLKTIIMEKGADLLTLHAGEDWILPLTRFFLRRGERR, encoded by the coding sequence ATGATTGACCGTGAACTGGCCGCCCGGCTGGAGCGGATAAGAGTCCTGACCAGGCGCAAAATAACGGCGGCCTTTGCCGGAGACTACAGCTCGGCCTTTAAGGGACGAGGCATGGAGTTTGAAGAAGTCAGACCCTACCAGCCGGGAGATGAAATCAAATTCATTGACTGGAATGTCACGGCCAGAAGCGGAGAACCCTATATTAAGGTTTTCCGTGAAGAACGGGAACTGAACATGATGATCCTACTGGATCTCTCTCCTTCGGGTCTGTTTTCCTCTTCTGAAAAAAGTAAGAATCAATTGGCTGCCGAGCTCTGTGCCATGCTGGCCTTTACGGCCGTTTCCAGCCATGACAGGGTAGGTTTGTGTGTTTTCACTGATCAGGTTGAAAAGATTATTCCTCCGGGCAGAGGTAACCGCCATGTGATGCATCTGATTAGGGATGTGATGACTTTCAAACCGGAAGGGACGGGGACCTCTCTTTCGGTTGCTCTGGAATATATGAACAGGATCCTCAAGAAAAAAAGCATTCTTTTTCTTATCTCTGATTTTCATGATCAAGGCTATGAAACACATCTGGCCCGGGCGGCTGAAAAACATGACCTTGTCTGTATTCAGCTGCTGGATCCCCGTGAAGAAGAGGCTCCGAAGAGAGGATTGTACCGGTTCAAAGACCCCGAGACAGCTGAGACGATCCTTTTTGATGGAAGGAGTCCCCTCGGGCGCAGTGAGTGGGAGCAGCTCTACAGGAGCAGACAGAATCGCCTTAAAACAATCATCATGGAAAAAGGAGCTGATCTCCTCACCCTCCACGCAGGAGAAGATTGGATTCTTCCTTTAACACGGTTTTTTTTAAGACGGGGAGAGCGACGATAA
- a CDS encoding VWA domain-containing protein, translating to MIRFEQPFWFVLILLIPLLIYLQRKSHIGIIYPSISVLPPVKSPRIRLFFLRDLLFYLALLSFIVALAGPYRILGEEKDYTKGYLLQLVVDRSGSMGSFMDKKGETDRLDIVKKVVADFISGDGNQLQGRRNDRVGLISFARYADTMAPLTVSHDIVIQLVGTLKLAGEEEDGTSLGDALALGAARIRSYQQKAGSGSSGAVLILLTDGQNNSGTMTPMEAASLAAEQDIRVYTIGFGGGYYKNAFGIIREIPPEYGIDEKTLQDIADLTGGQYYNAGVERSLMDVYKKIDTLEKVEMEQIRSTEKDLYFYSFLITALILLFLGFLFRYILFNVVEDEE from the coding sequence ATGATCCGATTTGAACAACCCTTCTGGTTTGTACTGATTCTGCTGATTCCTCTGCTCATATATTTGCAGAGAAAGAGTCACATAGGTATTATCTATCCCAGCATCTCCGTTCTACCCCCTGTGAAATCTCCAAGAATCAGGCTGTTTTTTTTAAGGGACCTCCTCTTTTATCTGGCACTCCTGAGTTTTATTGTGGCGCTTGCCGGTCCCTACCGGATACTGGGAGAAGAGAAGGACTATACCAAGGGCTATCTGCTGCAGCTGGTGGTAGACAGAAGTGGGAGTATGGGCAGTTTTATGGATAAAAAAGGAGAAACTGACCGCCTTGATATTGTCAAAAAAGTAGTGGCAGACTTTATTTCCGGAGACGGGAACCAACTCCAGGGACGGCGCAATGACAGGGTTGGTCTCATTTCATTTGCCCGCTATGCCGATACCATGGCTCCTCTCACTGTTTCTCATGACATTGTGATACAACTTGTGGGTACGCTGAAATTGGCTGGTGAAGAGGAGGATGGCACTTCTTTAGGTGATGCCCTTGCCCTGGGTGCTGCCCGGATACGCTCCTACCAGCAGAAAGCAGGCTCGGGTTCCTCCGGGGCCGTACTGATTCTTCTGACTGATGGACAGAACAACAGCGGGACTATGACGCCTATGGAGGCCGCCTCTCTGGCAGCAGAACAGGATATCCGGGTCTATACCATAGGATTTGGTGGAGGATATTACAAAAATGCTTTCGGTATTATCCGGGAAATCCCTCCCGAATACGGCATTGATGAAAAAACGCTCCAGGATATAGCCGACCTCACAGGAGGTCAATACTATAATGCCGGCGTTGAGCGCTCTCTCATGGATGTATATAAAAAAATAGACACTCTCGAAAAAGTAGAGATGGAACAGATCCGATCAACAGAGAAAGATCTTTATTTTTATTCATTTCTGATCACCGCTCTGATTCTTCTTTTTTTAGGTTTTCTTTTCAGATACATTTTATTTAATGTTGTGGAGGATGAGGAATGA
- a CDS encoding VWA domain-containing protein — MSFLRPAALVALLLIPLYLMLFAHGRQKKRNYLLLMSGKYITRAKPGIPLLMMAALGLITLGLMRPVSNPRMKTVEQKGRNIVFVIDVSRSMLAQDLVPNRLERARYDILNSLGSLSGHRVALVAFAGTPILKCPLTLDTFYFSQALSELGTHSVSRGGTNLGDAVRTVIDDLFDSKDRESMDILLITDGEDQDSFPLESASRAGQEGIRIISIGLGSSDRGAPVPSDREDTGPLMYENQPVYSKADMQTLTAMANASDGGWSVAVEDGKIPIQSILNRLDRTGAQRNTGSVEKFIYDEHYRWFLIPGLFCLILAFLMETTNLFRRKPL; from the coding sequence ATGAGTTTTCTCCGCCCCGCCGCTCTCGTCGCCCTGTTGCTGATCCCCCTTTATCTGATGCTTTTTGCCCATGGCAGGCAGAAAAAAAGGAACTATCTCCTTCTCATGAGCGGTAAATATATTACAAGGGCAAAGCCCGGGATTCCTCTTTTAATGATGGCAGCTCTTGGTTTGATAACCCTTGGTTTGATGCGGCCGGTCTCCAATCCCCGTATGAAAACTGTGGAGCAGAAGGGCCGGAATATCGTCTTTGTCATCGATGTTTCCCGCAGTATGCTGGCACAGGATCTTGTACCGAACAGGCTGGAACGAGCCCGTTATGATATTCTCAATTCCCTCGGCAGCCTTAGCGGGCATAGGGTCGCCCTGGTTGCCTTTGCAGGGACCCCTATCCTGAAGTGTCCCTTGACCCTGGATACTTTTTATTTTTCCCAGGCTCTTTCCGAATTGGGAACCCATAGTGTTTCAAGAGGAGGAACAAACCTGGGAGATGCTGTGAGGACGGTCATCGATGATCTCTTTGATTCGAAGGACAGAGAATCCATGGATATTCTTCTGATTACCGATGGAGAGGATCAGGATAGTTTTCCTTTAGAATCTGCCTCGCGTGCCGGTCAGGAAGGGATCAGGATCATATCCATAGGTTTGGGCAGTTCTGACCGGGGTGCACCTGTTCCCTCTGACAGGGAGGATACGGGTCCTTTGATGTATGAGAATCAGCCGGTCTATTCAAAAGCAGATATGCAGACCCTCACTGCCATGGCCAATGCCTCTGATGGAGGCTGGTCTGTTGCCGTTGAGGATGGAAAAATCCCGATCCAGTCGATTCTCAATAGACTGGATCGTACCGGGGCTCAAAGGAACACCGGGTCTGTAGAGAAATTTATTTATGATGAACACTACCGCTGGTTTCTCATTCCCGGACTTTTCTGTCTTATTCTTGCCTTCCTGATGGAAACGACAAATTTATTCAGGAGAAAGCCGCTGTGA
- a CDS encoding BatD family protein has product MRQKILILIFALGLGHSLFSATLEVLTDVNESYLGQSITLILRIVSDKPVARPQLPQITGFQLSEAGESSYDERSMGSGGSGRKVTMEYSWRLLPMQTGQLRIPVMSFDLDGETLSSNEIPLTIIEPGPLEGYHLFLTAEGDTAFPSIPLRLSLKWLFSSEVSRPDFVLPFLQNDKIRIQDLPAPSSSGSDIYQFTVDGHTLYAVQSAEIYKDEQYASLTMSWDIYPLEPGPLKLEPVILSFQRGVVDQLGRRNYKPGVIPSNPLELTIQALPDQMQSFPGGILVARNELEITASLDQTKIYPGDPLELTLQFKGLVSPALTDFKGVEGLREMKGIIKTDPASLSSSLSENNKIYHQKIRIQSSGIRSFPALSFPYYSLDAGEVRFCRSNAIPLTVMELEETLLTDQAENREIPEETGKISLRSNRKIPYFGSGSFLDGLYLMRYRLSLLMILPLLFHIISFLFKQFRDSGRNNDQVKKELNRGLKEYSLKPEKENGLRLSELFIKWFSQLPEMRNVKDNSKDLMENMKSVLSKELCLEIQSMLDHLELLWSPQENTPSHQSSPDDFQDIPEKILRELKKKRRNK; this is encoded by the coding sequence GTGAGACAGAAAATCCTGATATTGATATTTGCCCTGGGACTGGGCCACTCCTTGTTTTCAGCCACATTGGAAGTCTTAACCGATGTAAATGAAAGCTATCTGGGCCAGTCCATCACTTTAATCCTCCGTATTGTCAGTGATAAACCGGTGGCCAGACCTCAACTGCCCCAGATCACAGGATTCCAACTGAGTGAAGCCGGTGAATCCAGTTATGATGAGAGGTCTATGGGGAGCGGAGGCAGCGGTAGAAAAGTGACCATGGAATATTCCTGGCGCCTCCTTCCTATGCAGACCGGTCAGCTCAGAATTCCCGTAATGTCCTTCGACCTGGATGGTGAGACTCTCAGTTCTAATGAAATCCCTCTGACCATCATTGAGCCGGGGCCTCTGGAGGGATACCATCTTTTCCTCACTGCAGAAGGGGATACCGCCTTTCCTTCCATTCCCCTGCGACTCAGTCTGAAATGGCTCTTTTCATCAGAAGTAAGCCGGCCTGATTTTGTGTTACCCTTTCTTCAGAATGACAAAATTCGGATACAGGATCTGCCTGCTCCCTCTTCATCAGGATCTGATATTTATCAATTCACTGTGGATGGGCATACCCTTTATGCCGTACAATCGGCGGAGATCTATAAAGACGAACAGTATGCCAGCCTGACTATGTCTTGGGACATCTATCCTCTTGAACCCGGGCCTCTGAAACTGGAACCGGTGATCCTCTCTTTTCAGCGGGGCGTTGTGGATCAGTTGGGACGCCGAAATTATAAACCAGGGGTCATTCCTTCCAATCCTCTTGAACTGACCATCCAAGCCCTCCCGGATCAGATGCAATCCTTTCCCGGCGGAATCCTGGTAGCCCGGAATGAACTTGAAATTACGGCATCCCTGGATCAGACAAAAATCTATCCCGGTGATCCGCTGGAACTGACTCTGCAGTTTAAGGGCCTTGTCAGTCCGGCCCTCACTGATTTCAAAGGGGTTGAAGGTCTGAGGGAAATGAAGGGTATTATCAAGACTGATCCTGCCAGCCTGAGTTCCTCTTTGTCTGAAAATAATAAAATATACCATCAGAAAATTCGAATCCAATCTTCCGGAATAAGATCTTTTCCAGCCTTGAGTTTTCCCTATTACAGCCTGGATGCCGGAGAAGTTCGGTTCTGTAGAAGCAATGCAATCCCCCTGACTGTCATGGAACTCGAAGAAACACTCCTCACCGATCAGGCAGAGAACCGGGAGATTCCTGAAGAGACCGGAAAGATATCTCTCAGGTCAAACAGGAAAATTCCATATTTCGGTTCAGGATCCTTCCTTGATGGACTGTATTTGATGAGGTATCGTCTTAGCCTGTTGATGATTCTTCCTTTGCTCTTTCACATTATTTCCTTTCTTTTCAAACAATTCAGAGACTCTGGTAGAAATAATGATCAAGTTAAAAAAGAACTGAATAGAGGCCTGAAGGAATACAGCCTGAAACCAGAGAAGGAGAATGGACTCAGGCTCAGTGAACTCTTTATAAAATGGTTCAGCCAACTGCCTGAAATGAGGAATGTGAAGGATAATTCAAAAGATCTAATGGAAAATATGAAATCAGTCTTGTCCAAAGAACTCTGTTTGGAAATACAGTCCATGTTGGATCATCTGGAACTCTTGTGGAGTCCACAGGAAAACACTCCATCGCATCAGAGTTCTCCTGATGATTTCCAAGATATTCCTGAAAAGATTCTCAGAGAACTGAAGAAAAAAAGGCGGAACAAATGA